From Corynebacterium sp. BD556, the proteins below share one genomic window:
- the topA gene encoding type I DNA topoisomerase yields MTEKGKTLVIVESATKAKKIQKYLGNDFIVEASVGHIRDLPGRAADIPAKYKKEPWAKLGVNPEDGFTPIYVVSPDKKKKVSDLKTKLKKSDKLLLATDPDREGEAIAWHLLETLKPKVPVERMVFNEITESAIREAAENTRELDMDLVDAQETRRILDRLYGYEVSPVLWKKVMPRLSAGRVQSVATRVIVERERERMAFISAQYWDLTASLAPQEEGEQFDAKLAGVDGERVAQGRDFDDRGQLNTKNVRVLDRDAADKLAEGLEKTMMRVASVEEKPYSRRPYPPFMTSTLQQEAGRKLHFTSARTMRIAQRLYENGHITYMRTDSTSLSKQGLDAARSAAVELYGSDYVSSAPRTYDRKVKNSQEAHEAIRPAGERFATPGELANSLDAEEFKLYELIWQRTVASQMNDLRGTSMKLTVAGEAKTGESVEFVATGRTVVFPGWMRAYSDATDSETRLPRLREGDRLDTKKVTADGHATNPPARYNEASLVKKMEELGIGRPSTYASIIKTIQDRGYVFARGNALVPSWVAFSVVGLLEDNFDALVDYDFTSSMEDELDEIAHGNENRTEWLTGFYFGDADADDNMAEAVARRGGLKHIIDSNLENIDARAANSLQLFDDSEGRPVYVRVGRYGPYIERVVGATAEGEPDYQRANLPESATPDEITLEMAEKLFATPRSGRELGENPANGRTVVAREGRFGPYVTELVREDERLRAEKKAEEVIAEERAAEDKQRAEEGKRKKNWDTKTAATQKEKRMNELVDEQLKPATASLFSSMEPSSVTLEEALKLLSLPREVGEDPADGEMITAQNGRYGPYLKKGNDSRSLSSEEQIFGITLDEARRVYAEPKRRGRAAAKPPLKMLGDNDVSGKPMSIKEGRFGPYVTDGVTNASLQRGDTPETMTDSRANELLSARRAREAEEGNAPAKKATKKATKKAAKRTAKRPAKTTKRVVRARKK; encoded by the coding sequence GTGACAGAAAAAGGCAAGACCTTAGTCATCGTTGAGTCGGCGACGAAGGCCAAGAAGATCCAGAAGTACTTGGGCAACGATTTCATCGTCGAGGCCTCCGTCGGCCATATCCGCGATCTGCCGGGGCGTGCCGCGGATATTCCTGCCAAGTACAAGAAGGAACCGTGGGCGAAACTTGGGGTCAACCCGGAGGACGGCTTTACGCCGATTTACGTGGTCAGCCCGGACAAGAAGAAGAAGGTTTCGGACTTAAAGACGAAGCTGAAGAAGTCCGACAAGCTGCTGTTGGCGACAGACCCGGACCGCGAAGGCGAAGCCATCGCCTGGCACCTGTTAGAAACGCTCAAGCCGAAGGTTCCCGTGGAACGTATGGTGTTCAACGAGATCACCGAGTCCGCGATCCGTGAGGCGGCGGAGAACACCCGCGAGCTCGACATGGATCTCGTTGACGCACAGGAGACTCGCCGTATCCTTGACCGCCTTTACGGCTACGAGGTTTCGCCGGTGCTGTGGAAGAAGGTCATGCCGCGGCTTTCCGCGGGACGGGTGCAGTCTGTGGCCACCCGCGTGATCGTCGAGCGTGAGCGCGAGCGCATGGCGTTTATTTCCGCACAGTATTGGGATCTGACGGCGTCGTTGGCCCCGCAGGAAGAAGGGGAGCAGTTCGACGCGAAGCTGGCTGGTGTTGACGGTGAGCGAGTCGCCCAAGGCCGTGATTTCGATGACCGCGGGCAGCTAAATACCAAAAATGTCCGCGTGTTGGACCGCGACGCCGCCGACAAGCTGGCCGAGGGCCTGGAAAAAACCATGATGCGGGTGGCCAGCGTTGAGGAGAAGCCTTACTCGCGCCGCCCTTACCCGCCGTTTATGACTTCCACGCTGCAACAGGAGGCGGGGCGCAAGTTGCACTTCACCTCGGCTCGAACGATGCGTATCGCGCAGCGCCTGTATGAAAACGGCCACATTACTTACATGCGTACCGACTCGACGTCCCTGTCCAAGCAGGGCCTCGACGCTGCTCGCTCGGCCGCCGTGGAGCTTTATGGCTCTGATTACGTAAGCTCTGCGCCGCGCACTTACGACCGGAAGGTGAAAAACTCCCAGGAGGCCCACGAGGCGATCCGCCCTGCCGGTGAGCGTTTCGCCACCCCCGGCGAGTTGGCGAACTCTTTGGACGCGGAGGAGTTCAAGCTCTACGAGCTTATTTGGCAGCGAACCGTCGCCTCCCAGATGAACGACTTGCGCGGCACGTCGATGAAGTTGACGGTCGCTGGTGAGGCGAAAACTGGTGAGAGCGTCGAGTTTGTCGCCACGGGCCGCACGGTGGTTTTTCCTGGCTGGATGCGGGCCTATTCGGATGCCACGGACTCTGAGACTCGTTTGCCGCGTCTGCGTGAGGGCGACCGGCTGGACACGAAGAAGGTTACGGCGGACGGCCATGCTACGAACCCGCCGGCGCGCTACAACGAGGCGAGCCTGGTTAAGAAGATGGAGGAGTTGGGCATCGGACGCCCGTCGACTTACGCCTCGATCATCAAAACGATTCAGGACCGCGGCTACGTCTTCGCCCGCGGCAACGCCTTGGTGCCTTCCTGGGTGGCTTTTTCCGTGGTCGGTTTGCTGGAGGACAATTTCGATGCGCTCGTCGACTACGATTTCACATCCTCGATGGAAGACGAGCTAGACGAGATCGCCCACGGCAATGAGAACCGCACCGAGTGGCTCACGGGCTTTTACTTCGGGGACGCCGATGCAGACGACAATATGGCTGAGGCGGTGGCGCGTCGCGGCGGCTTGAAGCACATCATTGATAGCAATCTCGAAAACATTGACGCGCGTGCAGCGAACTCTTTGCAGCTTTTCGACGACTCCGAGGGGCGCCCCGTCTACGTGCGGGTGGGTCGCTACGGCCCTTACATTGAGAGGGTCGTCGGTGCGACAGCAGAAGGTGAGCCGGATTACCAGCGCGCGAACCTGCCGGAGTCTGCCACCCCGGACGAAATCACTCTGGAGATGGCGGAGAAGCTTTTTGCCACCCCGCGCAGCGGCCGTGAGCTTGGTGAGAACCCAGCCAACGGTCGAACCGTGGTGGCAAGGGAGGGCCGTTTCGGCCCGTATGTGACTGAGTTGGTGCGCGAGGATGAACGGCTCCGTGCTGAGAAGAAGGCGGAGGAGGTTATCGCCGAGGAGCGGGCTGCGGAGGACAAGCAGCGCGCTGAGGAGGGCAAGCGTAAGAAGAATTGGGACACCAAGACAGCGGCAACCCAGAAGGAAAAGCGGATGAACGAGCTGGTTGACGAGCAGCTTAAACCGGCGACTGCTTCCCTGTTTTCCTCGATGGAGCCTTCCTCTGTCACCTTGGAGGAAGCGCTGAAGCTTCTTTCCTTGCCCCGTGAGGTGGGTGAGGACCCGGCCGACGGTGAGATGATCACCGCCCAAAATGGTCGCTACGGCCCGTACCTGAAGAAGGGCAACGACTCGCGTTCGTTGTCGAGTGAGGAGCAGATCTTCGGCATCACGTTGGATGAGGCGCGTCGCGTTTACGCGGAGCCGAAGCGTCGGGGCCGCGCCGCTGCGAAGCCGCCGTTGAAGATGCTTGGGGATAACGACGTTTCCGGCAAGCCGATGAGTATCAAGGAGGGACGCTTTGGCCCTTATGTCACAGACGGGGTGACTAATGCGTCGCTGCAGCGCGGCGATACCCCGGAGACGATGACAGATTCTCGTGCCAACGAGCTGCTTTCCGCCCGCCGCGCCCGTGAGGCCGAGGAAGGAAACGCGCCTGCGAAGAAGGCCACGAAGAAGGCCACGAAGAAGGCCGCGAAAAGGACGGCCAAACGTCCGGCGAAAACCACTAAGCGTGTGGTGCGCGCGAGGAAGAAGTGA
- a CDS encoding DedA family protein, whose product MIDSLISFLEQLMQMPVFYPLVTVLIIGDALAPVIPSETVLNLAGAFSAARGVPDVWGVIIAAAIGAIIGDNICFRLGKRLIKVVNSLDPKSKAGRSITWVRRNMNRGAGPTIIVARFLPWARWVATIVLGSAGYSWPAFFFYDTIGVLIWALLSVGVGYLGGALFSDFPLLAMIVGVLLGSLVGVGIQRLQAWLFDYRDVRRGVSAI is encoded by the coding sequence GTGATTGATTCGCTCATCAGCTTCCTCGAGCAGCTCATGCAGATGCCGGTTTTCTACCCGCTGGTCACGGTTTTGATCATCGGTGACGCCCTCGCGCCTGTGATTCCTTCGGAGACGGTATTAAACCTGGCGGGCGCCTTCAGCGCCGCGCGCGGGGTGCCCGATGTCTGGGGGGTTATCATCGCCGCAGCAATCGGCGCCATCATCGGCGACAACATTTGTTTCCGCCTGGGAAAACGCCTGATCAAGGTGGTCAATAGCCTGGACCCGAAGTCGAAGGCCGGCAGGTCGATCACGTGGGTGCGGCGCAACATGAACCGCGGCGCGGGCCCGACCATCATCGTCGCCCGCTTCCTGCCGTGGGCACGGTGGGTCGCCACAATCGTGCTGGGCTCAGCAGGCTATAGCTGGCCTGCGTTTTTCTTCTACGACACGATCGGCGTGCTCATCTGGGCGTTGCTCAGCGTCGGGGTTGGCTATTTGGGCGGCGCCCTGTTTTCGGATTTTCCGTTGCTCGCCATGATCGTGGGCGTGCTGCTGGGTTCTCTCGTGGGGGTGGGGATTCAAAGGCTGCAGGCTTGGCTTTTCGACTACCGCGATGTCCGCCGGGGTGTATCCGCCATATAA
- a CDS encoding cold-shock protein, whose amino-acid sequence MATGTVKWFNAEKGFGFIAPDDGSADVFVHYSEINGAGFRTLEENQQVEFEIGEGTKGPQAQDVRAL is encoded by the coding sequence ATGGCTACTGGAACTGTTAAATGGTTCAACGCTGAAAAGGGCTTCGGCTTCATCGCTCCGGACGACGGCTCCGCTGACGTATTCGTCCACTACTCTGAGATCAACGGCGCGGGCTTCCGCACCCTCGAGGAAAATCAGCAGGTCGAGTTCGAAATCGGCGAGGGCACCAAGGGCCCGCAGGCGCAGGACGTGCGCGCACTCTAA
- a CDS encoding DEAD/DEAH box helicase, whose protein sequence is MSEASSGIGAELIDALRNSFRDSTITHVQHVEAQPPRYAEWPEWVDPGLTAKLNDAGITRLYSHQAQTAHIAWARRDVVVATGTSSGKSLGYQLPVLTALAQDPTACALYLTPTKALGSDQLLSVTKLAGADVRPAPYDGDTPAEARPAIRHESRCIFTNPDMLHASILPNHARWARLLRHLRFIVVDECHTYRGVFGANVALTLRRLLRLAQHYGAQPTMIFASATAADPAAQASRLCGREVTAVTDDGAPTGQRTIVLWEPGFFEGVEGENGAPVRRAATTEAAAIMSTFVAEGARTLTFVRSRRAAELVSMHTQKNLVAAGRADFAERIASYRAGYLAQDRRRLERAFDEGELLGLATTNALELGIDVGGLDAVVMAGFPGTVTSFYQQVGRAGRRGQSSVAVLVARDEPMDTYLVHHPEALLGRPVENSVFNPSNPHILRAQVYCAAVEKPLSEQDVAAFEAAEVVADLTSEGLLKKRPRGWFAVPQLEGHLRPETAHSSISLRGGSGSEVMIVDVTDGRLLGTIDAARALSQVHTGAVYIHQGEHFVVESLDLEDYVALARPDTPDYFTQARSTTEINIVGEASTRMNPLPGVWVANVDVEVVDRVTGYVVRLSDGTVSEHIALDLPEQRLLTRAVAYTVDPLVLEEMGITPGETPGALHAAEHAAIGLLPLLATCDRWDIGGVSTALHHDTLLPTVFVYDGHPGGAGFADEGYARFHEWIRATYEAVRSCACEAGCPSCVQSPKCGNGNQPLDKKAALKLLRALSQRPGAC, encoded by the coding sequence ATGTCCGAGGCTTCTTCCGGGATCGGCGCTGAGCTTATCGACGCCCTGCGCAACAGCTTCCGAGATTCCACCATCACCCACGTCCAGCACGTCGAAGCGCAACCGCCGCGCTACGCCGAATGGCCCGAATGGGTCGATCCGGGTTTAACCGCCAAACTTAACGACGCCGGCATCACTCGCCTGTATTCCCATCAGGCCCAGACCGCCCACATTGCCTGGGCACGCCGCGACGTGGTCGTCGCCACCGGCACCTCCTCCGGCAAGTCTTTGGGCTACCAACTTCCCGTCCTTACCGCCCTGGCGCAGGACCCAACCGCCTGCGCGCTCTACCTCACCCCCACGAAGGCTTTGGGCTCCGACCAGCTACTGTCGGTGACGAAGTTAGCTGGCGCCGATGTACGTCCCGCCCCCTACGACGGCGACACCCCCGCAGAGGCACGCCCCGCCATCCGCCACGAAAGCCGCTGCATCTTCACCAACCCCGACATGCTGCACGCCAGCATTTTGCCGAACCACGCCCGCTGGGCGCGCCTACTTCGCCACCTGCGCTTCATAGTCGTGGACGAATGTCACACCTACCGCGGCGTATTCGGCGCCAACGTGGCGCTCACCTTGCGCCGCCTTCTGCGCCTCGCGCAGCACTACGGTGCCCAGCCGACCATGATTTTTGCTTCCGCGACCGCCGCCGACCCGGCAGCCCAAGCCTCCCGCTTGTGCGGGCGCGAGGTCACAGCCGTGACCGACGACGGTGCCCCCACCGGGCAGCGCACCATTGTGCTGTGGGAGCCGGGCTTTTTCGAAGGTGTGGAAGGGGAAAACGGTGCGCCGGTGCGCCGCGCCGCTACCACCGAAGCCGCCGCGATCATGTCCACTTTCGTTGCCGAAGGCGCACGCACGCTCACTTTCGTGCGCTCCCGTCGCGCTGCGGAACTGGTATCCATGCACACCCAAAAGAACCTGGTGGCGGCTGGTCGCGCCGACTTCGCCGAGCGCATCGCCTCCTACCGCGCCGGCTACCTGGCGCAAGATCGGCGTCGGCTGGAACGCGCCTTCGACGAAGGTGAGTTGCTGGGTCTGGCCACCACAAACGCCCTCGAGCTGGGGATCGATGTGGGCGGGCTTGACGCTGTGGTCATGGCGGGTTTTCCGGGAACTGTGACGTCTTTTTATCAACAGGTGGGTCGCGCCGGCCGCCGCGGCCAATCCTCGGTGGCGGTGCTTGTCGCGCGCGATGAGCCGATGGACACCTACCTAGTGCATCACCCGGAGGCGCTGCTGGGACGCCCGGTGGAAAACAGTGTGTTCAACCCGTCAAACCCTCACATTCTGCGGGCGCAAGTATATTGCGCGGCGGTGGAAAAACCCCTTTCGGAGCAGGATGTGGCGGCTTTTGAGGCGGCGGAGGTTGTCGCAGACTTGACCAGTGAGGGCTTGTTGAAAAAGCGCCCGCGCGGCTGGTTCGCCGTACCGCAGCTGGAGGGCCATCTGCGTCCCGAGACGGCCCACTCATCAATAAGTTTGCGTGGCGGCTCGGGCTCAGAGGTAATGATCGTCGACGTCACTGACGGCCGGCTGCTGGGCACGATTGATGCGGCCCGTGCGTTGAGCCAGGTCCACACTGGTGCGGTCTACATTCACCAAGGCGAGCACTTCGTTGTTGAGTCGCTCGACCTGGAGGACTATGTGGCGTTGGCGCGACCGGACACGCCGGATTACTTCACGCAGGCCCGCTCAACAACGGAGATCAACATTGTCGGAGAGGCCTCGACGCGCATGAACCCGCTGCCCGGGGTGTGGGTGGCCAATGTGGATGTGGAGGTCGTCGACCGAGTCACCGGCTATGTGGTGAGGCTTTCCGACGGCACCGTCTCCGAACACATCGCCCTGGACCTGCCGGAGCAGCGCCTGCTTACCAGGGCGGTGGCCTACACGGTAGACCCCCTGGTGTTGGAGGAAATGGGGATCACCCCCGGTGAAACGCCCGGCGCGCTGCACGCCGCAGAGCACGCGGCGATCGGCTTGCTGCCCCTGTTGGCCACCTGCGACCGCTGGGACATCGGCGGGGTTTCAACGGCTTTGCACCACGACACATTGCTGCCCACAGTGTTCGTCTATGACGGCCACCCCGGCGGCGCGGGTTTCGCGGACGAAGGCTACGCCCGTTTCCACGAGTGGATCCGCGCCACCTACGAGGCCGTGAGGTCCTGCGCGTGCGAGGCGGGCTGCCCCTCATGCGTGCAATCTCCGAAATGCGGCAATGGCAACCAACCACTGGACAAGAAGGCGGCGTTGAAACTTTTACGGGCGCTGTCACAAAGGCCCGGCGCGTGCTGA